Within Myxococcales bacterium, the genomic segment TCGGCGGAGAATCCCATTGTGGAGAAAGTCGTGATACAGAACAAACATCCTCACCGTGGTAAGCCCCATGAGCACTGAGCACGCTGCCCGCAGCGGCCACCACAGGCTCGTCAAAGTGAGCACCTGAAGCCCTATCAATAATGATACGGTCACCAGCACGTGGCGCCAGCTTTTCGCCACGTCTTCGCTCGCAAACGCCTTGCTTGCCTGTATTAGTTCATGACCCTGTCGCACAATCACCCCACTCGGACGCTTTTACCATAGCTCACCCCGAAATGCAGCTTCAAAGACGTCACGTTCCGGTCATTAACCTCCCATTTCCATTCATTTTCTACATAATTGCTCCGCGCCCCACCGAGCAGCATCCCGCACCACCCACGAGGCGTGCGTCGTTGAGGCATCCTCTAATATGCGTAGATGTCTCCGGTTCCCCGAGTTCGCCAAGGTGATGGCCGCATTGCGGGCCAGTCCTTCGAATCCGGCACGGCGAAGGGGCGACCCTTGAAGGAGCGGCTCTAGCTCATCCGGGCCTTGAGTGAGAAAATCAGCGGCCCTGAGCGCAGAATGGCGATCGCTGTGGCGTAGTTCCTCGATTGGAGAATCCTTCGGAAGTTTGCCGTGGTTGTACGGACACACGTCTTGACACACGTCGCAACCAAACATCCACTCTCCCATGCCCGGACGCAGTTCTTCAGCAATCGCCCCTTTATGCTCTATCGTCAAATACGAAATACAACGTCTTGCATCCAATGTTCTGGGAGCGACGAAGGCTCGCGTCGGGCAACCATCCAAGCACGCTGTGCAGGTCCCGCACCGCTCCTTCATGGGTAGATCCGGCTCTAGCAGAGCGGCTGTGATCAAGGCGGCCAAAAACACGTGCGAGCCCAATCCTGGCACAATCAGGCAACAATTCTTGCCCACAAATCCCACGCCCGCACGCTGTGCCCAGGCACGCTCCAAGACTGGCAAACGATCTACTGAGGACCGTGTCGGGTATCCCTGTTGAGAAAACCAACGCGCCAACGTCTTCAAGCGCTTTTGTAGCACCTTGTGATAGTCACGCCGCCTCGCATATCGCGCGATCTTCAAAGGGCCCGGCTTCATGCTGCCTTCATCGCTTGCAAACGACGCCACCACGACGACCACGCTGCGCGCCTCCTTCAGCATGCCCGTGTGCGTAGGATCGGCCCTCACGTCTACGGTTCGTGCCATGTAATCCATGCTCGCGTGAAATCCTTGAGCCACCCAGGCGCGCAGATGCCGCGCTTCGCGCTCAAGCCCCTCTGCATGCGCCACGCCCACCCGCTGAAATCCCAGAGCCATCGCGCGGGCTTTCAAATCTCGGGTGAGATCCAGATTTGCTCTATCCGACGGCGGAACCATTTATGAATTTCTGTGGGGCCGAGCGTGTTTTGTCGGGCGTTTTTGGGGAGCCATTTTTCTTCGATGGCGGTGGCGCAGAGGATGGCTGCACATCGCTCGGGGTGCCCGAGGCGGGCGCCACCTGACCACTGCCGGCTGGATGAGCAGAGCCCGGAATGATCCCGCCCCACTCTAAACTGTCTCTCAGGGCCCCTGGCGATCGGGTTGGTGCGCCCGGGGGATGGGGTAGAATATAGGGTTCTGCGTTGAAGGTGCCGCACTGCCGCTCGTTGCGGTAAAACGCCCAATGCAGATATACCCGCCCGTCGCCAGAAAGAATCGAGCCCGGGGCGCTGGGATACGGTTGCCCGCGCATCACGGCTGCAAACGCACCGTAGTCGTAGGGCATGAAGCCGCTGGTTTCAACGACTCCTACTCGGTAGACCGAGCCGTCGCGGTTTAGGATGACCTCTAACTTGGTGCGAAGATTCTCGTCGTTAAAGAGCGGCTCGCCTGCAGGCAGGTTTGCCAGAAACCGATCTGCAAACTCGCGGTGAAGACGACGATGGACAGCGGCAAGATAACTTGCAAAGGGGGATGCGGCGGCGTTAAGTGCGGTTTGATTACCCGGTTGCACATTAGGCACAAAATTTTCGATCGCCGAGCGGAATTCCTTCCACTCCTTTTGCCGATTGCTGCCTCGACTCTTTGAGCGCCGCATCTCGGCGAACGCCTTGTACTCGGATGCCAATTGGTCCTCGCCAAACGTACGCTCAAATGCTCGCCAGCTCACTCTGAGATCGGGTCGCTGCCCTATCGATTGTTCAGCGGCGGATTTACGCGCGACTTCGACCTCGCCGTCGGGGCTTTCTAACGGCGTCTCCCCCTTAGCTGGACTTGCCTCGGCAGGGGATGTTCTTGCCACGCGCTCGCGTGAAGCAGGATCGTGCGTGCGCTTGACTCGCTCGTCCGTGCTCGACGTTTGTGTGGGACTGCCTTTGCGATCCTTCAAGTCCTGCGTGTCCTGCTCCTCGGAGTCCCCCGCTTCTTCTTCGGGGCCATGGCGACGCTCACTGAGCCGCGCCACCGGATCGTCGCGGAGATAATTTCGGATGCGTGCCACGCTTTCCTTTTCTACTTTGCGATTCTCGCTGGCGATAAATTGCGCATCTTTGGGCGTCTCGACGCTGGGATCGGGACTGCGTTGCTCAATGGCCTGCCGTTCTAACGTCTCGGTCGGCGGTTTCTGCTTAAGTTCCTTTACCGCTTCCACAGGCGCAGGCTCTGGTTTGGG encodes:
- a CDS encoding TonB C-terminal domain-containing protein, encoding MRPREAINIRVPMLLVALLASLSVHWPVYEGLGFLRDYFEAHALKESQPREPVEIEFTPTDDPPAEPRATQKTQSPPPPPSVPKPEPAPVEAVKELKQKPPTETLERQAIEQRSPDPSVETPKDAQFIASENRKVEKESVARIRNYLRDDPVARLSERRHGPEEEAGDSEEQDTQDLKDRKGSPTQTSSTDERVKRTHDPASRERVARTSPAEASPAKGETPLESPDGEVEVARKSAAEQSIGQRPDLRVSWRAFERTFGEDQLASEYKAFAEMRRSKSRGSNRQKEWKEFRSAIENFVPNVQPGNQTALNAAASPFASYLAAVHRRLHREFADRFLANLPAGEPLFNDENLRTKLEVILNRDGSVYRVGVVETSGFMPYDYGAFAAVMRGQPYPSAPGSILSGDGRVYLHWAFYRNERQCGTFNAEPYILPHPPGAPTRSPGALRDSLEWGGIIPGSAHPAGSGQVAPASGTPSDVQPSSAPPPSKKNGSPKTPDKTRSAPQKFINGSAVG
- the queG gene encoding tRNA epoxyqueuosine(34) reductase QueG, whose amino-acid sequence is MVPPSDRANLDLTRDLKARAMALGFQRVGVAHAEGLEREARHLRAWVAQGFHASMDYMARTVDVRADPTHTGMLKEARSVVVVVASFASDEGSMKPGPLKIARYARRRDYHKVLQKRLKTLARWFSQQGYPTRSSVDRLPVLERAWAQRAGVGFVGKNCCLIVPGLGSHVFLAALITAALLEPDLPMKERCGTCTACLDGCPTRAFVAPRTLDARRCISYLTIEHKGAIAEELRPGMGEWMFGCDVCQDVCPYNHGKLPKDSPIEELRHSDRHSALRAADFLTQGPDELEPLLQGSPLRRAGFEGLARNAAITLANSGNRRHLRILEDASTTHASWVVRDAARWGAEQLCRK